A stretch of the Uranotaenia lowii strain MFRU-FL chromosome 3, ASM2978415v1, whole genome shotgun sequence genome encodes the following:
- the LOC129754608 gene encoding pyridoxal phosphate phosphatase PHOSPHO2-like isoform X1 produces the protein MRSFNLFCFYICAAFYHKTLLPTMSTNEYSLKNLAAFDFDHTICEHNTDIIVRNLLDQSLITPEIKGILRSSGWIPYMQRIFRILHLHKFTATDISSAIKSIPEVQGIKKCIENLANNNFHIIIISDSNSEFIKTWNDFNGISDYIHTIFTNPANFNKDGLLELFPYHHQTECSLSSKNLCKGKILENFLNKQYSEAQIKYDKIFYIGDGKNDVCPMLRLKENGFACPRDGYSCSEELNNAISKLPDKYEGKIINWSTGSQLFNDICKEL, from the exons ATGCGTTCATTTAACCTATTTTGTTTTTACATTTGTGCAGCTTTTTATCACAA AACGTTACTTCCCACAATGTCGACAAATGAATACTCGTTGAAGAACTTGGCCGCATTTGATTTCGACCATACAATATGTGAACACAATACGGATATCATTGTTCGCAATCTACTGGACCAGTCTCTCATCACACCGGAaataaaaggaattttacgatcATCTGGATGGATTCCTTACATGCAGCGAATTTTCAGAATACTTCATTTGCATAAATTCACAGCTACTGATATCAGCTCGGCAATTAAATCCATCCCGGAAGTACAGGGAattaaaaaatgcattgaaaatttggcaaacaataattTCCACATCATCATTATTAGCGATTCTAACTCCGAATTTATTAAAACATGGAACGATTTTAATGGTATTAGTGATTACATACATACAATCTTTACGAATCctgcaaattttaacaaagacGGTTTGCTAGAACTTTTTCCTTATCACCACCAAACTGAGTGCTCTTTAAGTTCAAAAAACCTTTGTAAaggaaaaatacttgaaaattttctcaacaaACAGTATAGCGAAgctcaaataaaatatgataaaattttctacaTAGGAGATGGCAAAAACGATGTTTGTCCCATGCTGAGACTGAAAGAGAACGGTTTCGCTTGTCCTCGCGACGGCTATAGCTGTTCCGAAGAACTAAATAATGCCATCAGTAAACTACCGGATAAATATGAAGGCAAAATCATAAATTGGTCTACTGGATCGCAACTCTTCAATGATATTTGTAAAGAATTGTAG
- the LOC129754608 gene encoding pyridoxal phosphate phosphatase PHOSPHO2-like isoform X2, translated as MSTNEYSLKNLAAFDFDHTICEHNTDIIVRNLLDQSLITPEIKGILRSSGWIPYMQRIFRILHLHKFTATDISSAIKSIPEVQGIKKCIENLANNNFHIIIISDSNSEFIKTWNDFNGISDYIHTIFTNPANFNKDGLLELFPYHHQTECSLSSKNLCKGKILENFLNKQYSEAQIKYDKIFYIGDGKNDVCPMLRLKENGFACPRDGYSCSEELNNAISKLPDKYEGKIINWSTGSQLFNDICKEL; from the coding sequence ATGTCGACAAATGAATACTCGTTGAAGAACTTGGCCGCATTTGATTTCGACCATACAATATGTGAACACAATACGGATATCATTGTTCGCAATCTACTGGACCAGTCTCTCATCACACCGGAaataaaaggaattttacgatcATCTGGATGGATTCCTTACATGCAGCGAATTTTCAGAATACTTCATTTGCATAAATTCACAGCTACTGATATCAGCTCGGCAATTAAATCCATCCCGGAAGTACAGGGAattaaaaaatgcattgaaaatttggcaaacaataattTCCACATCATCATTATTAGCGATTCTAACTCCGAATTTATTAAAACATGGAACGATTTTAATGGTATTAGTGATTACATACATACAATCTTTACGAATCctgcaaattttaacaaagacGGTTTGCTAGAACTTTTTCCTTATCACCACCAAACTGAGTGCTCTTTAAGTTCAAAAAACCTTTGTAAaggaaaaatacttgaaaattttctcaacaaACAGTATAGCGAAgctcaaataaaatatgataaaattttctacaTAGGAGATGGCAAAAACGATGTTTGTCCCATGCTGAGACTGAAAGAGAACGGTTTCGCTTGTCCTCGCGACGGCTATAGCTGTTCCGAAGAACTAAATAATGCCATCAGTAAACTACCGGATAAATATGAAGGCAAAATCATAAATTGGTCTACTGGATCGCAACTCTTCAATGATATTTGTAAAGAATTGTAG